GCAATTTTACAAGTTAAAGGCAGACATGATCCATGTGTAGTACCAAGAGCTGCACCAGTTGTCGATTCATTAGTTGCTCTAACCATTGCAGATCATGCACTGATCACAGGTACAATTAAACCAAGTTTATAAAAAAATGTCAGACATTAATGAACTTCGAAATGAAATGGATGCAGTAACATTAGAAATGATCAATTTACTCAAAACTCGAACAGATATTGCAAAACAAATTGGAGAAGTCAAAAAAAGTATTGGAAAAGGAGTTGCAGATGAAGAACGTGAAGAGAATTTACGTAGAAAAATCATGAAAGTGACTCAAGAAATAGGATTAGATGAAACATTGGCATCAAAATTTTTGAATTTTTTATTAAATGAATCAATCAAAGTTCAATCAGAAAATAAACAAACACATCTTTCAATATTTCTAAAAGCGAAATCACTAGAACAAGAAGGCAAAAAAATTATACATATGGAAGTGGGAGAACCAGATTTCTTACCACCAGAAATTGTTAAAAAATCATTGTCAGAAGTTTTTGATGAAGGGTTTATGAAATACGGGCAAGCAAGAGGAATGCCAAAATTTAGAGAAGCACTTGCAAAATATGTTTCACAAAAATTCAACGTAGAAATTACTCAAGAAAATATTATTGTTAGTCCAGGCGCAAGATTTTCAATTTTTTCAGCAATCAGCACATTACTTAATCCAGGGGATGAAATGATTGTTATTGAACCATCATGGCCAGCATACAAAGATTGTGCATTAAATTCAGGAATTAAAGTTAGGACAATAAATACAACATTAGAGAAAAAATGGGAACCATCCGTTGAAGAAATTAAAAATGCAATTAATTCAAATACAAAAATGATTGTTCTTAACTATCCAAATAATCCAACAGGAAAAATACTACCAGAAAAATTACAAGATGACATCATAAATTTAGCAAAGGAAAATGATCTCTATGTTTTAAGTGATGAAATTTATTCGCAATATGCAAAAAATAATTGGAAGAGTATTCTAAGTTATGATTATGAAAAAAGCATAGTCACACAATCATTTTCCAAATCACATGCAATGACAGGTTTTAGAGTAGGTTATGCAATCACATCAAAAAAAATTATAGAAAAAATGGTCAAATTAGAAGCACTCTGTTTAACAAATGTATCAGAACCAATTCAATATGTTGCTATGAAAGCATTAGAATCAGATACATCAAGTAATTCAAAATTAATTCAAAGTAGATTAGATATGCTAACAGAAAAAGCAAATGAAATGGGACTAGAATTTATGATTCCAGATGGGGCAATGTACATTTTTGCAAAAATCAATCAAAAGGACTTTGACGGGGTCAAATTTGCCAACAATTCATTAGAAAAAGGGATAGCAATAGCCCCAGGAGAAGGATTTGGAAATTATAAGAATTTCATTAGAATATCTGCATGTCAAGATGAGAAAACACTAATGGAAGGAATGCATATACTAGGCAATATTATGAGTGATATACAGTGAAAAAACTAACAGTAATTGGTGCAGGTGGACAAATGGGTCGATGGTTCACAAAGTATTTTGCAGGTTCAGATTTTGAAGTTACAGGATATGACACTGAAACCAATAGTTTTGGTAAAGACATACTAGTATCAGAATCATTAGTGGGTGCAATTCTAAAAGCAGATTACGTAGTACTATGTACGCCAACAAGACGAACACCAGAAATTATCAGATTAATTGCAAAAGAAATGAAAAAAGGAACATATCTAATTGAAATTTCTTCAGAAAAATCTAAAGTAGTATCATCATTATCAAAAATGCCAGATAAAATAAATCCAATTTGTATTCATCCAATGTTTGGTCCAGGAATAAAAACAATAAAAAATCAAAACATAATTTCGGTACCGATTAAAGATGCAAAAAAAGAATTAACAGTAGCTAAGACTTTGTTTGAAGGAGCTAACTTTGTCACAATAGATGCAATTGAACATGATAAAAAAATTGCAGTGATTTTAGGTTTAACTCATCTAATGAATTTAGTTTTTGCAAACATAATTTCTAAAGACGAGAAAATGTTATTGACAGAGAAAATGTCTGGCACCACATTTAGAGTTCAAAAAACATTAGCAGAGAGCATCATGACAGAAACACCAGAATTAATTGAAACAATAATTGCAAATCCTGAAATTAGAAGAGTAGCTGAAGAATTATGGAAAGATATCGGAAGATTACTTACATCCGTACAAGAATCAAAAACAGAGGAAGTCATAGAATATATTAAAAATTGTCAAGAGAGACTTTCAAAACATACTGACCTTGATGAGTCATACAAAAAACTCTCAAAGATGGTCAAATCAGTTGAAAAATAAATAATGCGTTCAACAAGAATAGTTACATCTTTTATTAAATATAATGATCAAATTTTAATTCTAAAAAGAAGTGAAAAAGTAAGATCAATGAAAGGATTATGGTCAGGAGTTAGCGGAATAATTGAAAATAATGAAAATCCGATAGATAGAGCAAAAATTGAAATTTTTGAAGAAGTAGGAATTAAAGAAAAAGAAATCAAATTAGTTAAGAAATTAGAGAAAATGAAAATACAGTCACAACAATATAAAAATCACGAATGGGAAATTTTTCCATTTTTATTTGAAACAAAAAATGACAATATTAAATTAAATTGGGAAAATTCAGAATTTAAATGGATTCAACCTAAAGAATTAAAGAACTATCAAACGGTTCCCAGTCTTGAAAAAATACTAGTCAATTTGTTGTAAGTTTTCATTTTCTTTATCATATTTTTTTTGTTGAGGCAACATCATGTACACACATGCACCACCACACATAGTACACGGAACATTATTTCCAGGATGCTGACCTGTTCTAGAATGAATTTTTGCTGCCTCTTCTGGATCAATAGATAAAGCAAGCTGTTTTTCCCAATCCAATGTTCGTCTAGCTTCAGTCATCTCCATATCCCATTTGATTGCTTTATCTCGCATTTTTACAAGATCACCAGCATGAGCTGCAATTCTATATGCAATTAATCCAGCTTTGACTTCTTCAGCATTAGGTAACGCCAAATGTTCAGAAGGTGTGAGATAGCATAAAAGATCTACACCTTCGCTTGCAGAAACTGCAGCACCAATGGCACTTGCAATATGATCATGTCCAGATGCAATATCAGTGACTAAAGGACCAAGAACATAGTATGGAACATCACCAATTAGAGATTTAGCTAATCGAACATTTGCAGCTACTTCATTTAATGGGACATGACCTGGACCCTCAACCATTACCTGAATATCATTTTCATGAGCTCGCTTTGTTAATTGAGAGATATTGATCATTTCCTGCACCTGTAATTCATCATGTGAATCTAAAATAGAGCCAGGTCTCAATGCATCTCCAAGACTAAATGTGACATCATATTTTTTGGCAATTTCCATCATGTAGTCATAATGAGTAATGTAAGGATTTTCTTTATCATGTTTTAACATCCAAGCAGCAGTTATTGTTCCACCTTTACTAACAACACCACCATATCTTTGAACTTTAAGAATTCTTTTTGCAATATCTTTAGTAATTCCACAATGAACAGTAGTATAGTCAACCCCATCTTTTGCATTATTTTCAAATGCTTTGATATAATCATCTTCAGTTAAATTCAGAGGATTTTTGTGAACTTCAACACCATAGTTGTAAGCTTCGTAAATAGGAACAGTTCCAAAAGTAATTGGGGCATTATCCATCAAGGTTTGACGAATTTTTTTGACATCACCACCATCACTGAGATCCATCATTGTATCAGCATGATATTTTATTGCAACTTTAGCTTTTTCAATTTCTTCATTCAAATTCACATTCAGGGTGGAAGTTCCAATATTGACATTGACTTTAGTTTTTAATCCTTTACCAATTCCAACATTATGGATTTTTTGAGGTCTAACATTGTTACTAGGAATAATGATTGAACCTCTAGCGATTTTTGGAATTAACCAGTCAAGAGAAACGTCCTCATCTTTTGCAACTTGTTTCATTTCATCAGTTGCAATTCCACGACGAGCAGAAGTCATTTGAGTAGCCATGTATCAATCTAGTTTTTACCTGATTTAAACAATCGTGAAAAAAAATGATTGTTTTGATCGCATTTCAAGTTAGCACTATATTAAGAAAAATTTCATGTTTAAATTCAAAAAAACTCGATTAAGGTTATGAAAATAATTAGAGAATGCATGCATTGTGGAAAAGAATTTCAAAGTATGAGAGACGAATTTTGTTCCTTTGATTGTGTTACTCAATCCACATCTTAGAATAAAAAAAGATTTTTTTCTATCAGCCTCTTTTCAGACCTAATCTGAGTAATTCTCCTGACAATAGGCTCTACAAGTCTTTCCAAATCATCAGAGCCAGAAAAATTTTGGCGTATTTCAAGAATCCTTTGGAGCAATTCAATTTCAGCAGTAATCAAATGTTTATAATTATCAAATTGTTCAAGGGTAGATTTTTGATGATCAGTTTTAGAATCCATTATCGGGGAGGACTCCAACTTTCTTCCATATCATCATCAATGTTTTGAGAAACAAAATATTTTTTTCCACATTTAAAACACTGCCAAAGAAATTTTCCATCCTTTTTTTCCTGATATTGCATTGGAAGTAAACAATTAGTACATTGTAATTGATCAGGGACACCATCATCAATCATAGGAATTTTACTCACATTATAAAAAAATCATTCAAGTATAAAATAGATGATATAATTTTAAATGGAAATTATCAAATATGGAAAAATAGATTAGTGTTAAAAATTAGTAAATGATGTGAATTTATTATCAATAGGAGGTTCAGATCCATCATCAGGTGCAGGCATTCAAAGTGACATTAAGACATTTTCAACATTGAATGTGCACGGGTTAACAGTAATTACAGCAATTACAGGACAAAATACATCAAATTTTGGAATGATAGAACCAATATCAAAGAAAATTTTAGAAAATCAATTAGAATCAGTAATTACAGATTTCAAGATTGATGGAATAAAAATTGGAATGGTGTACAATTCAGAAATAATAAAAACAATTTATCAATATCTAAAAAAATTAGATATTCCAATTGTTGTAGATCCAGTAGTAAAATCAACTACAGGAGCAATGTTGATAGAAAAAACAGCCATAGTAGATTTTAAAAAATTCATCATTCCTCTTGCGACGATTATTACACCAAACAAATATGAAGCTGAAATTTTAACAAAAACAAAAATTAATTCTAAAAATACGCCTGAAAAAATTGCCAAAATAATTCAAAAGATGGGAGCAAAAAATGTAATAATTACAGGAGTTGAAAATAAAAATAATAAAATATCAGATTTTGTTTTGGAGTCAGATAAAAAATATTTTCTTGTTGATGAAAAAATTCCAAAAATTAATCGTGGTAGCGGAAATATTCATTCATCTGTAGCACTATATGGAATTGTGAAATATAAAAAAATTAAAAAATCATTAGAGTTTGCAAAACAAATTACTCTTAATTCAATAAAAAATTCAAAAAAAAGTGGTAAAGGTTTTGAAATTACAAATTTTGACGAATCAGATGATAAAAAGGTGAAACTTGCAAAAGCGATTAATGAATTTACAAAAATTAAAAATATTTTTGAAAATATTCCAGAATGCCAAACTAATTTCGTATTTTCAGAAAATAAACCAAAATCTATTAAAGAAATACTAGGAATTTCAGGAAGAATAGTAAAGGCAGGGGAGAAAATCATAGTTGCAGGAGATTTAGAATATGGAGGTTCAAAGCATGTGGCAACAGCACTGTTATCGGTAAATAAAAAATATTCAAACATTCAATCAGCAATAAATTTGAAATATAGGGAATCAACGATTTCTAAAATTAAAAAAATGAAATGGAATACATTTGATTATGATCGAAATAAAGAACCAAAAAAGATCAAAGTAAAAGGCTCCACAATAGCATGGGGAATTACAAACGCAATTAAAAATTCAAAAAAAACCCCTGACGTAATTTTTCATAAAGGAGATTTTGGAAAGGAACCAATGATAATATTATTTGGAGAATCTCCAGAAATAGTAATAAAAAAAATACAGAAATTATTCAAAGAAAGATAAATTTATCCTTGAACATAAATACTCAAATTTGAAATAACGTTTGTGAAAGCAGTAATTCTTGCCGGAGGTCTAGGAACAAGATTAAGGCCATTAACCAACAGCAAGCCCAAACCCATGTTGCCAGTAGGGGAAAAACCAATTTTAGAACATCTTATAGAATGGACAAAAAAAGGAGGAGTAAAATCAGTAGTTATTTGCGTAAGTTATCTCAGGAAATCAATTGAAGATTATTTTGAAGATGGAAGTAAATTTGGAGTTAAAATTGAATATGCAATTTCAAACAAACCATTAGCTACAGCAGGACAACTTAAAACAGCAGAAGAATTTATCGATGATGATTTTGTATGTATGTATGGGGACTCAATATTTAATTTTAGTTTAAGAAGTATGATAAAACAACATGTTATGAAGAAATCATTTGTTACAATGAGCTTAAATGAATTTAAAACGAATTTACCATATGGAGTAATTGAAACTTCTAAAAATGGAAAAGTAGTGAGTTGGAATGAAAAACCAGAAATAAAAGCAAATGTAAACATGGGATGTTATGTAATGAATCCAAATATTTTTGATTTAATTCCAAAGAACAAGGCATACGGAATGGATGATGTAA
This window of the Candidatus Nitrosomarinus catalina genome carries:
- a CDS encoding aminotransferase class I/II-fold pyridoxal phosphate-dependent enzyme, with protein sequence MSDINELRNEMDAVTLEMINLLKTRTDIAKQIGEVKKSIGKGVADEEREENLRRKIMKVTQEIGLDETLASKFLNFLLNESIKVQSENKQTHLSIFLKAKSLEQEGKKIIHMEVGEPDFLPPEIVKKSLSEVFDEGFMKYGQARGMPKFREALAKYVSQKFNVEITQENIIVSPGARFSIFSAISTLLNPGDEMIVIEPSWPAYKDCALNSGIKVRTINTTLEKKWEPSVEEIKNAINSNTKMIVLNYPNNPTGKILPEKLQDDIINLAKENDLYVLSDEIYSQYAKNNWKSILSYDYEKSIVTQSFSKSHAMTGFRVGYAITSKKIIEKMVKLEALCLTNVSEPIQYVAMKALESDTSSNSKLIQSRLDMLTEKANEMGLEFMIPDGAMYIFAKINQKDFDGVKFANNSLEKGIAIAPGEGFGNYKNFIRISACQDEKTLMEGMHILGNIMSDIQ
- a CDS encoding prephenate dehydrogenase/arogenate dehydrogenase family protein, which encodes MKKLTVIGAGGQMGRWFTKYFAGSDFEVTGYDTETNSFGKDILVSESLVGAILKADYVVLCTPTRRTPEIIRLIAKEMKKGTYLIEISSEKSKVVSSLSKMPDKINPICIHPMFGPGIKTIKNQNIISVPIKDAKKELTVAKTLFEGANFVTIDAIEHDKKIAVILGLTHLMNLVFANIISKDEKMLLTEKMSGTTFRVQKTLAESIMTETPELIETIIANPEIRRVAEELWKDIGRLLTSVQESKTEEVIEYIKNCQERLSKHTDLDESYKKLSKMVKSVEK
- a CDS encoding NUDIX domain-containing protein is translated as MRSTRIVTSFIKYNDQILILKRSEKVRSMKGLWSGVSGIIENNENPIDRAKIEIFEEVGIKEKEIKLVKKLEKMKIQSQQYKNHEWEIFPFLFETKNDNIKLNWENSEFKWIQPKELKNYQTVPSLEKILVNLL
- the thiC gene encoding phosphomethylpyrimidine synthase ThiC; the protein is MATQMTSARRGIATDEMKQVAKDEDVSLDWLIPKIARGSIIIPSNNVRPQKIHNVGIGKGLKTKVNVNIGTSTLNVNLNEEIEKAKVAIKYHADTMMDLSDGGDVKKIRQTLMDNAPITFGTVPIYEAYNYGVEVHKNPLNLTEDDYIKAFENNAKDGVDYTTVHCGITKDIAKRILKVQRYGGVVSKGGTITAAWMLKHDKENPYITHYDYMMEIAKKYDVTFSLGDALRPGSILDSHDELQVQEMINISQLTKRAHENDIQVMVEGPGHVPLNEVAANVRLAKSLIGDVPYYVLGPLVTDIASGHDHIASAIGAAVSASEGVDLLCYLTPSEHLALPNAEEVKAGLIAYRIAAHAGDLVKMRDKAIKWDMEMTEARRTLDWEKQLALSIDPEEAAKIHSRTGQHPGNNVPCTMCGGACVYMMLPQQKKYDKENENLQQID
- the thiD gene encoding bifunctional hydroxymethylpyrimidine kinase/phosphomethylpyrimidine kinase translates to MNLLSIGGSDPSSGAGIQSDIKTFSTLNVHGLTVITAITGQNTSNFGMIEPISKKILENQLESVITDFKIDGIKIGMVYNSEIIKTIYQYLKKLDIPIVVDPVVKSTTGAMLIEKTAIVDFKKFIIPLATIITPNKYEAEILTKTKINSKNTPEKIAKIIQKMGAKNVIITGVENKNNKISDFVLESDKKYFLVDEKIPKINRGSGNIHSSVALYGIVKYKKIKKSLEFAKQITLNSIKNSKKSGKGFEITNFDESDDKKVKLAKAINEFTKIKNIFENIPECQTNFVFSENKPKSIKEILGISGRIVKAGEKIIVAGDLEYGGSKHVATALLSVNKKYSNIQSAINLKYRESTISKIKKMKWNTFDYDRNKEPKKIKVKGSTIAWGITNAIKNSKKTPDVIFHKGDFGKEPMIILFGESPEIVIKKIQKLFKER
- a CDS encoding nucleotidyltransferase family protein; the protein is MKAVILAGGLGTRLRPLTNSKPKPMLPVGEKPILEHLIEWTKKGGVKSVVICVSYLRKSIEDYFEDGSKFGVKIEYAISNKPLATAGQLKTAEEFIDDDFVCMYGDSIFNFSLRSMIKQHVMKKSFVTMSLNEFKTNLPYGVIETSKNGKVVSWNEKPEIKANVNMGCYVMNPNIFDLIPKNKAYGMDDVIKKAMKNKQAVNSFITKKGFTDIGNKESYKQACDEYEKRQEKLK